From a single Lolium rigidum isolate FL_2022 chromosome 7, APGP_CSIRO_Lrig_0.1, whole genome shotgun sequence genomic region:
- the LOC124672095 gene encoding ABC transporter B family member 29, chloroplastic-like has protein sequence MAAMATANPAPPPTFSSQSRTFTASISLRTCRAISRSRSLALTATPARSIHLRARATKNGSAPPHPLSEVLPYVAAEWRTIAKGWACAAAAVYCLSRTVPAAGRLPRALAAGVGVGGGVSPEVSRGVVALAALASARAAAAYVQQALLWEAALRAVARLRERAFERLLARDLAFFDGRAGMAAGDIAHRITDEADDVADAVYSVLNTIVPTSLQLIAMGTQMVAINPQLSLVAAMVIPCMCVVIAKLGERLRQMAREAHLSLAMLAAYLNDVLPSMLTVKVNNGERKEILRFHELALVDLKNNLGKKKMKALIPQAVRTTYVAGLVVLCAGSVAISGTTFDPEGFLSFLTALALFVEPIQDFGKAYNEYKQGEPALERIFDLTRFIPEVRDKPSAVHLNSVEGDIQFHDVTFRYVAGMPPVVDRVNLHIKPGETIAIVGPSGGGKTTLAKLLLRLYHPQSGYIVLDNHDIQDIQLKCLRTHIAFVSQDPMLFSGTIAENIAYGDPTGNINMTKVENAAKIANADEFIKMLPKGYGSYVGQRGSSLSGGQKQRLSIARAIYQNSSILILDEATSALDSRSQLLLKQALMNLMTNHTVLIIAHRLEMILMADRIVLLEGSEVREMTRSAFLSRDGHFSQPDVLSPELGEI, from the exons ATGGCCGCCATGGCGACGGCGAACCCTGCACCACCTCCAACCTTCTCCTCGCAATCCCGTACATTCACCGCAAGCATTTCACTGCGCACCTGCAGAGCCATATCCCGCTCCCGATCCCTAGCTCTAACCGCGACACCGGCGCGCTCCATCCACCTCCGCGCACGGGCCACCAAGAACGGCTCGGCACCGCCGCACCCGCTCTCTGAGGTCCTCCCCTACGTCGCCGCGGAGTGGCGGACCATCGCCAAGGGGTgggcgtgcgccgccgccgcggtgtaCTGCCTCTCGCGCACGGTGCCCGCCGCGGGGCGCCTCCCGcgcgcgctcgccgccggcgTGGGCGTGGGCGGGGGCGTGTCGCCGGAGGTCTCGAGGGGCGTGGTCGCGCTCGCGGCGCTCGCCTCCGCGCGCGCGGCCGCGGCGTACGTGCAGCAGGCGCTGCTCTGGGAGGCGGCGCTGCGGGCGGTGGCCCGCCTGCGGGAGCGCGCCTTCGAGCGCCTGCTCGCGCGCGACCTCGCCTTCTTCGATGGCAGGGCGGGGATGGCCGCGGGAGACATCGCGCACCGGATCACGGATGAGGCCGATGACGTCGCGGACGCTGTGTACTCTGTTCTCAAT ACAATCGTGCCGACAAGCTTGCAGTTGATAGCAATGGGCACTCAAATGGTGGCAATAAATCCTCAGCTCTCATTAGTTGCAGCAATG GTAATTCCATGCATGTGCGTAGTCATCGCAAAGCTTGGTGAAAGACTCCGTCAAATGGCCAGGGAGGCTCATCTTAGCCTCGCCATGCTTGCAGCCTATCTCAACGAT GTCCTTCCATCGATGCTCACTGTGAAGGTAAACAATGGGGAGCGCAAAGAGATATTAAGATTCCATGAGTTAGCTCTCGTTGATCTGAAGAATAATTTGGGTAAGAAGAAGATGAAAGCTCTCATACCTCAAGCTGTTCGAACTACATATGTTGCAGGCCTGGTAGTGCTCTGTGCTGGTTCAGTAGCAATTTCTGGAACCACATTTGATCCTGAGGGGTTTCTGTCTTTCCTAACAGCACTAGCTCTTTTTGTTGAGCCTATTCAG GATTTTGGGAAAGCATACAATGAATATAAACAAGGAGAGCCAGCATTAGAACGCATATTTGATCTAACAAGGTTCATCCCTGAG GTGAGGGATAAACCAAGTGCAGTACATTTAAATTCTGTTGAGGGAGATATTCAGTTCCATGACGTTACATTCAGATATGTTGCTGGTATGCCTCCAGTAGTAGATCGCGTGAATCTTCATATCAAACCAGGAGAGACTATTGCTATTGTCGGACCATCCGGTGGAGGCAAAACTACTCTTGCCAAATTACTCCTCCGTCTTTATCATCCACAAAGTG GATATATAGTTCTGGACAACCATGATATTCAAGACATTCAGCTAAAATGCTTGAGAACGCATATCGCTTTTGTTTCACAGGATCCG ATGTTATTTTCTGGTACAATTgctgaaaatattgcttatggagACCCTACGGGAAATATTAATATGACAAAAGTTGAGAATGCTGCTAAGATTGCTAATGCTGATGAGTTCATTAAGATGTTGCCCAAGGGATACGGCTCATATGTAGGACAGAGAGGTTCTAGTTTAAGTGGCGGGCAGAAACAAAG GTTATCTATTGCAAGAGCAATCTACCAGAACTCTTCCATACTGATATTGGATGAAGCAACGTCTGCTTTGGACAGCAGATCTCAGCTGCTATTGAAACAAGCACTGATGAACTTGATGACAAATCATACT GTTCTAATCATTGCTCATAGGTTGGAAATGATCCTGATGGCTGATAGAATTGTTTTACTAGAGGGCAGTGAAGTGCGAGAGATGACAAGATCAGCTTTCTTGTCTAGAGATGGCCACTTCTCGCAACCAGATGTCCTGAGTCCGGAATTGGGCGAGATTTGA